A genome region from Anaerobacillus alkaliphilus includes the following:
- a CDS encoding Fpg/Nei family DNA glycosylase, which produces MPELPEMETYKQFLNMKMKGKPITNIVINREKSINVPVALYTNEVTNTTVLEIQRRAKHLIFRLSSGKNLVLHLMLGGWMFFGNEDDSPDRTKQIILSTPTGDLYFIGLRLGYLHLLDDKQLHEEFAKLGPEPLDAELSQEAFLDLVKNRRGMLKTTLVNQSFIAGIGNCYSDEICFVAKIKPTRKLNELTEQEKTNLYIGMKKALLRGIEQGGYMDDPFFKGDTLTGSYQTLVYDREGKPCLQCGTNIVLEIISSKKTFYCPNCQH; this is translated from the coding sequence ATGCCTGAATTACCTGAAATGGAAACATACAAACAATTTTTAAATATGAAAATGAAAGGAAAGCCTATAACAAACATTGTTATTAATCGAGAAAAATCAATTAACGTCCCTGTGGCATTATATACAAACGAAGTTACTAATACCACTGTTTTAGAAATCCAACGAAGAGCCAAACACCTTATCTTTCGACTTAGTTCTGGAAAAAACTTAGTTCTCCATTTGATGCTTGGTGGTTGGATGTTTTTTGGAAATGAGGATGATAGTCCCGATCGGACCAAGCAAATCATTCTTTCGACTCCCACTGGTGATTTATATTTCATAGGACTTCGTCTCGGTTATCTCCATTTACTAGATGACAAGCAATTACATGAGGAATTTGCAAAGCTAGGTCCTGAACCACTTGATGCAGAACTATCACAAGAGGCTTTTTTGGATCTTGTAAAAAATCGACGTGGCATGCTAAAAACAACGTTAGTAAATCAATCGTTTATCGCGGGCATTGGTAACTGCTACTCGGATGAGATTTGTTTTGTTGCAAAAATTAAACCGACAAGGAAGTTAAACGAACTAACTGAACAGGAAAAGACAAACTTATACATTGGAATGAAAAAAGCACTACTCAGAGGAATTGAGCAAGGTGGCTATATGGATGATCCATTTTTTAAAGGAGATACGTTAACAGGAAGTTACCAAACTCTTGTATATGATAGAGAAGGTAAGCCTTGCTTACAGTGTGGTACAAACATCGTTTTAGAAATTATTTCTTCTAAAAAAACTTTTTATTGTCCAAACTGTCAGCATTGA
- a CDS encoding YccF domain-containing protein produces MAFIGNLLWFIFGGGLVACVLWFLFGLLMAITIIGIPFAKAAFTIASFAAFPFGRQLVDVRTLGGKRIFGTGLANFLWIILAGFWLFISHLAAGIASCITIIGIPFGLAHFKLAFVSFAPLGKRIV; encoded by the coding sequence ATGGCTTTCATTGGAAATTTATTGTGGTTCATTTTTGGTGGAGGGCTTGTTGCTTGTGTTTTGTGGTTTTTGTTCGGATTATTAATGGCAATAACAATTATCGGAATTCCATTTGCGAAAGCAGCCTTTACAATTGCTAGCTTTGCTGCTTTTCCGTTTGGAAGACAATTAGTAGATGTGAGAACGTTAGGTGGGAAACGAATTTTTGGAACTGGGTTAGCAAACTTTTTGTGGATTATTCTAGCAGGATTTTGGTTGTTTATTTCCCATTTAGCAGCAGGTATTGCAAGTTGTATTACGATTATTGGTATTCCATTTGGGCTTGCTCACTTTAAGTTAGCATTTGTCTCGTTTGCGCCGTTAGGCAAAAGGATTGTTTAA
- a CDS encoding class II aldolase/adducin family protein, translated as MVEKTKYYSDFEAKKLICEIGKRVYNKNFVAANDGNISVKVGPNTIWTTPTGVSKGFMTPDMMVKMDLSGKILAGKLKPSSEVKMHLRVYKENPEVNAVVHAHPPVATSYAIAGISLEKPISPEAVVLLGRVPVAKYATPGTEEVPDSIAPYCKDHNAVLLANHGALTWGRDIIEAYYRMESLEHYALMSMYSTNIINKANELSCSQVSDLIEIRTKMGIHSGGVPPCEEQPNQTDTSKEQLIEEVVRKVTAEILKKLK; from the coding sequence ATGGTAGAGAAGACGAAATACTACTCTGATTTCGAGGCGAAAAAGTTAATCTGTGAAATCGGAAAACGAGTGTACAATAAAAATTTTGTTGCTGCTAATGACGGGAACATTTCCGTGAAAGTGGGACCAAATACGATTTGGACGACGCCAACTGGGGTCAGTAAAGGATTTATGACACCTGACATGATGGTGAAAATGGATCTATCAGGGAAGATTTTAGCTGGTAAACTAAAGCCTTCCTCAGAGGTGAAAATGCATTTAAGGGTTTATAAAGAAAACCCTGAAGTAAATGCCGTTGTACATGCCCACCCTCCTGTGGCAACCTCTTACGCAATTGCTGGGATTAGTTTGGAAAAACCAATTTCTCCGGAAGCAGTTGTTTTATTAGGGAGAGTTCCTGTAGCCAAATATGCTACACCAGGAACAGAGGAAGTTCCCGATTCAATTGCGCCATACTGTAAAGATCATAATGCAGTCTTGCTTGCGAATCACGGCGCATTAACTTGGGGAAGAGACATTATTGAAGCGTATTATCGAATGGAGTCATTGGAGCATTACGCATTGATGTCAATGTATTCAACCAATATTATCAACAAAGCTAATGAGCTAAGTTGTTCGCAAGTTTCTGACCTTATTGAAATACGAACAAAGATGGGAATTCATAGTGGTGGGGTTCCGCCTTGTGAGGAACAGCCAAACCAAACAGATACTAGCAAAGAACAACTGATCGAAGAAGTAGTACGGAAAGTTACTGCAGAAATCTTAAAGAAACTGAAATGA
- the mtnK gene encoding S-methyl-5-thioribose kinase — translation MRDFTTTYFTMVEADALDYVKTRLSFFPDDAELTCKEIGDGNLNYVFRIIDTKTGKSLIVKQAGPVARISDEFKLSPDRNRIESEILSLQHKLAPGFVPMMFHYDPIMNCCAMEDLSDHEIMRTALLQYKKFPLFADHITTFLVNTLLLTSDVVMDHKEKKELVKQFINPELCEITEDLVFTEPFIDHPRNDVFEATKEFIQENIWGDPELALETAKLKLEFMTNAQSLLHGDLHTGSIFIKEDSTKIIDPEFAFYGPIGYDVGNVIANLIFAYVHARATIDDEAKKVDYMSYLEDTIVDTIDLYKDKFMVAWDEKALDPVASYPGFKEYYIGKVLDNTAAVTGLELCRRIIGIAHVKDITSIQDQDKRAAAEKICLSVGKMLILEREWVKTGEDYVKVIREFEQLF, via the coding sequence ATGAGAGATTTTACTACTACATATTTTACGATGGTCGAGGCAGATGCACTAGACTATGTGAAGACACGATTATCTTTTTTTCCTGATGACGCAGAGCTTACATGTAAAGAAATTGGCGATGGGAATTTAAATTATGTTTTTAGAATCATAGATACAAAGACTGGTAAGTCACTAATTGTTAAACAAGCAGGACCGGTAGCTCGAATTTCTGATGAGTTTAAGTTGTCTCCTGATCGAAATCGTATTGAAAGTGAAATACTAAGTTTACAACACAAGCTAGCGCCTGGATTTGTTCCGATGATGTTTCATTACGATCCGATTATGAACTGTTGTGCAATGGAGGATTTATCTGATCATGAGATTATGAGAACTGCGTTGTTACAATATAAGAAGTTTCCTTTGTTTGCGGACCATATCACGACATTTCTGGTAAATACTCTTTTGTTAACATCAGATGTAGTCATGGACCATAAAGAAAAGAAGGAATTAGTCAAGCAATTCATTAACCCGGAGCTTTGTGAAATTACAGAAGATCTAGTATTTACTGAGCCGTTTATTGACCATCCAAGAAATGATGTATTTGAAGCTACAAAAGAGTTTATACAAGAAAACATCTGGGGAGATCCAGAGTTGGCGTTGGAAACAGCAAAATTAAAGCTCGAGTTTATGACGAATGCTCAGAGTTTATTACACGGTGATTTACACACTGGCTCTATCTTTATTAAAGAAGACTCGACAAAAATCATTGACCCTGAGTTTGCCTTTTATGGACCAATTGGATATGACGTTGGAAATGTTATTGCTAATTTAATTTTTGCATATGTTCATGCAAGAGCAACGATTGATGATGAGGCGAAAAAGGTTGACTATATGTCATACCTAGAAGATACAATTGTTGATACTATCGACCTTTATAAGGATAAGTTTATGGTTGCTTGGGATGAAAAAGCATTAGATCCTGTAGCGAGTTATCCAGGATTTAAAGAATACTATATAGGTAAAGTACTAGATAATACGGCTGCGGTTACTGGATTAGAGCTTTGCAGAAGAATTATTGGAATAGCCCACGTAAAAGATATAACATCCATTCAAGATCAAGACAAAAGGGCAGCGGCTGAGAAAATTTGCTTGTCGGTTGGAAAGATGTTGATCCTTGAGAGAGAATGGGTAAAAACTGGGGAAGATTACGTAAAGGTAATCCGAGAGTTTGAACAACTATTTTAG
- the spx gene encoding transcriptional regulator Spx: MITIYTTPGCSSSRKAKAWLKEHNIEFVERNMLTHRPSVAEIKTMVGKTEDGVDEIISTRSQIFKKLGLDLETLSIQKLFKVVSENPCFLRSPIIVDEKRLLAGFSEIEIRRFLPRKTRKFYLQQAQLLVN, encoded by the coding sequence ATGATAACGATTTATACAACTCCAGGGTGTTCGTCATCAAGAAAGGCAAAAGCATGGTTGAAAGAGCATAATATTGAATTTGTTGAACGTAATATGTTAACACACAGACCTTCAGTTGCTGAAATTAAAACAATGGTAGGGAAGACGGAGGATGGGGTAGATGAAATTATTTCTACAAGGTCGCAAATATTTAAAAAATTAGGTCTTGATTTAGAAACGCTTTCTATTCAAAAACTGTTTAAAGTTGTTAGTGAAAATCCTTGCTTCTTACGTAGCCCAATTATCGTTGATGAAAAACGACTCTTAGCGGGATTTAGCGAAATTGAAATTAGACGATTTTTGCCAAGAAAAACACGAAAATTTTATTTGCAACAAGCACAGTTATTAGTCAATTAA
- a CDS encoding DUF1450 domain-containing protein produces the protein MDKVYFCRENDFKTKKVYKKLKALDLDIKIKRKGCMGECKTCKHCPFSIVNGKVIACDTAKELYKKVYKKVN, from the coding sequence ATGGATAAAGTGTATTTTTGTCGTGAAAATGACTTTAAAACAAAAAAAGTCTATAAAAAGTTAAAAGCACTGGATTTAGATATAAAAATCAAGCGAAAAGGGTGCATGGGCGAATGCAAAACTTGTAAACATTGCCCGTTTTCAATTGTAAATGGTAAAGTAATTGCTTGTGATACAGCAAAAGAGTTATATAAAAAAGTTTATAAGAAAGTCAATTAG
- a CDS encoding response regulator, producing the protein MNSLRVAVCDDSMLVRKKLKGSLEELGMSVVIEATDGSDIVEKLKETSDIDVLFLDIVMPNKTGIEALEELKSNEKTKDINVVMVTSVGTSKHVKEAVKLGVFDFMQKPVDINVLRTILERVKGE; encoded by the coding sequence ATGAATAGTTTAAGAGTTGCTGTATGTGACGATTCAATGTTGGTTAGAAAGAAATTGAAGGGGAGCCTCGAAGAACTTGGAATGAGTGTAGTAATTGAAGCCACAGATGGCTCTGATATAGTAGAAAAACTAAAAGAAACTAGCGATATTGATGTTCTATTTTTAGATATTGTGATGCCGAATAAAACGGGAATTGAAGCTCTAGAAGAACTGAAAAGTAATGAGAAAACAAAAGATATCAATGTAGTTATGGTAACATCTGTAGGTACCTCAAAACATGTCAAAGAAGCAGTTAAGTTAGGTGTTTTTGATTTCATGCAAAAACCAGTGGACATCAACGTGCTTAGAACGATTTTAGAAAGAGTGAAAGGGGAGTAA
- a CDS encoding deoxyribonuclease IV — protein sequence MYIGSHVSIRNGYEQAAKKAFSIGATAFQYFPKNPRSLTVKDFSQQSAQGCANFCKEKSIVSIAHTPYPTKLIPEAGESEAQIVASLLNDLEIAEACRSIGIVVHFGTMKGEPTLDGYRKMITILNEVLNSWHGKSLLLIENNAGAGTNMGITLEEMVQVRKLTSNPEKIGFCFDTCHAFASGLWTGENWDEVAQKGRELGYFEHLKAVHLNNSKYPSGKRKDRHANLKDGHISQEQLESFLTSDVIKGIPLILETPDDEKYTHQEEIQLVKNWIM from the coding sequence ATGTATATTGGAAGTCATGTTAGTATCAGGAACGGTTATGAGCAAGCGGCAAAGAAAGCTTTTTCCATTGGAGCAACAGCATTTCAGTACTTTCCGAAAAACCCACGTAGTCTAACAGTAAAAGATTTTAGTCAGCAATCAGCACAAGGCTGCGCAAACTTCTGTAAGGAAAAATCAATCGTTTCTATCGCCCACACTCCTTACCCAACAAAATTAATCCCTGAAGCTGGTGAGAGTGAAGCTCAAATTGTCGCCTCTCTTCTTAATGACCTAGAGATTGCTGAAGCCTGCAGATCTATTGGAATTGTCGTTCATTTCGGGACAATGAAGGGCGAGCCAACTCTTGATGGCTATAGAAAAATGATCACGATATTAAATGAAGTACTTAACAGTTGGCATGGAAAGTCGTTATTATTAATTGAAAATAATGCTGGCGCAGGAACAAATATGGGCATTACCTTAGAAGAAATGGTACAAGTCCGTAAATTAACAAGCAATCCTGAAAAAATTGGCTTTTGCTTCGATACTTGTCATGCGTTTGCAAGTGGTTTATGGACCGGAGAAAATTGGGATGAGGTTGCTCAAAAAGGTAGAGAGCTAGGTTACTTTGAACACTTAAAGGCCGTTCACCTTAACAACTCTAAATACCCATCAGGTAAACGAAAAGATCGACATGCCAACTTGAAAGACGGCCATATTTCCCAAGAACAGTTGGAAAGCTTCTTAACATCAGATGTCATAAAAGGAATTCCGTTAATATTAGAAACACCAGACGACGAAAAGTACACCCATCAAGAGGAAATACAACTAGTTAAGAACTGGATTATGTAG
- a CDS encoding TVP38/TMEM64 family protein, with protein MMVQNIISFIPLILILTINVLSYGFFYGLLWSWGSSIVAASLVFIVVRYVFKSNLLNKVSVTLKGKVEQNGFTYVLLARIFPFFPTSLVNIGCGVTTIKYKDFLLATGLGNLVYFFVLSAVPFGILKGDPTFLLVILIAVIITFLMIRKFRRKSPTTVKNLAE; from the coding sequence ATGATGGTTCAAAATATTATAAGCTTTATACCACTGATACTAATTCTTACAATAAATGTTTTGTCTTACGGCTTTTTTTACGGTTTGCTATGGAGCTGGGGTTCTAGTATAGTAGCTGCTTCACTTGTTTTTATAGTAGTCCGGTATGTATTCAAAAGTAATCTACTAAATAAAGTGAGTGTAACGCTAAAGGGAAAAGTAGAACAAAACGGGTTTACGTATGTACTATTGGCTAGGATTTTCCCGTTTTTTCCTACGAGCTTAGTAAATATAGGTTGTGGTGTGACTACAATTAAGTATAAAGACTTCTTATTAGCTACAGGATTGGGAAATCTGGTCTATTTCTTTGTGTTGTCAGCGGTTCCATTTGGAATTTTAAAAGGGGATCCAACTTTTCTTTTAGTGATCTTAATCGCTGTGATTATTACGTTTTTGATGATAAGAAAATTTAGGAGGAAGTCTCCTACTACTGTAAAGAATTTGGCTGAGTAA
- a CDS encoding HAMP domain-containing sensor histidine kinase has protein sequence MRIRSSIFTKLFSTYVLSSIAAFLIFSTVLYVLFQQDLKGDFLSTLHAQHEQVERTLQLAYEEGQNKEAIISTLGFNNDNSHKNIYLYGENGELLHLFSDSEEPLHIEQEFIEQALSGNPVNEFVNEKGHRIFLMVSPIESNTLVEFQEKVLVIALHGYDSVAKSIKGMFMLAGLITTIVATCFLFLVSKKLSAPLQTMNVVAMEYARGNFDRKVKVAGDDEIGQLGETLNHMASELASLDNMRKEFVANVSHDMRSPLTSINGFVGAMLDGTIPQQDQKRYLHLMKDETERLIKLVNDLLDIARIEAGQVSIQPQNYNISEQIRKLMAKLEPQLTKQKLEIEIQSNQDDDLYVFADKDRFDQVLGNLIENAVHFSPQKGIVTVRVLGIGREVSISIEDQGPGIPREELSHIWDRFFKVDKARSQKVGTGIGLSIVKHIIDLHGARIDVESEVGNGTTFSITLPMASKIAKE, from the coding sequence ATGAGGATTCGATCAAGTATCTTTACAAAGTTATTTAGTACCTATGTACTAAGTTCAATTGCTGCCTTTCTAATTTTTAGTACTGTCTTGTATGTCTTGTTCCAACAAGATTTGAAGGGAGATTTCCTAAGTACCCTGCATGCACAACATGAGCAAGTAGAGAGAACACTTCAATTAGCCTATGAAGAAGGGCAAAATAAGGAAGCGATTATTTCTACGCTCGGTTTTAATAATGATAATAGCCATAAAAATATTTACCTTTATGGAGAAAATGGTGAGTTATTGCATTTGTTTTCTGATTCAGAGGAGCCACTTCATATCGAGCAGGAGTTTATTGAACAAGCTCTTAGTGGGAACCCAGTCAATGAGTTCGTGAATGAAAAGGGGCATAGGATATTCTTGATGGTTTCACCAATAGAGAGTAATACATTGGTTGAATTTCAGGAAAAAGTATTAGTGATTGCACTACATGGCTATGACTCAGTAGCCAAAAGTATTAAAGGTATGTTTATGTTGGCAGGTCTTATTACTACAATCGTAGCCACTTGTTTCTTATTTCTAGTATCAAAAAAACTCTCAGCACCATTACAAACTATGAATGTTGTTGCAATGGAATATGCTCGAGGCAATTTTGATCGAAAAGTAAAAGTTGCTGGAGATGATGAAATAGGACAATTAGGTGAAACGTTAAATCATATGGCAAGTGAATTAGCTAGTTTAGATAATATGAGAAAAGAGTTTGTCGCTAATGTTTCTCATGATATGCGTTCGCCTTTAACATCAATTAATGGTTTTGTAGGGGCTATGTTAGATGGGACGATTCCTCAACAGGATCAAAAGCGGTATCTGCATTTAATGAAAGATGAAACGGAGAGGCTGATCAAGCTAGTAAACGATTTATTAGACATCGCCAGAATAGAGGCTGGACAAGTTTCTATACAACCACAAAATTATAATATTTCAGAGCAAATCCGTAAATTAATGGCGAAACTTGAACCACAATTAACGAAACAAAAGCTAGAAATTGAAATCCAATCCAATCAGGATGATGACTTATACGTATTTGCTGATAAGGATCGATTTGACCAAGTACTAGGAAATCTAATTGAAAATGCCGTTCACTTCTCTCCACAAAAAGGAATTGTGACAGTGAGGGTACTGGGTATCGGTAGAGAAGTTTCTATTTCTATTGAAGATCAAGGCCCAGGTATTCCGCGAGAAGAACTTAGCCACATCTGGGATCGGTTTTTTAAGGTAGATAAAGCCCGAAGTCAAAAAGTTGGAACCGGTATTGGGTTATCAATTGTAAAACATATTATTGATTTACACGGAGCAAGAATTGATGTTGAAAGTGAAGTAGGGAACGGTACAACATTCTCAATTACGTTACCGATGGCAAGCAAAATAGCAAAAGAATAG
- a CDS encoding lipase family protein — protein MKQNPFFNKRLALYLLDMCNLTYEQYSHNGHFKVPYGVRLVKPFKAKAFDKEEWFGFILETWDTVIIAFRGTQSDPDWIADAEAFQDSFPFSPECGLVHHGFLSIYASCREEIFKTYSKISPFKKLFITGHSLGAALATLHALDVTKNSRFKQVIHYNFASPRVGNKQFAQQYTKSVQNSLRFVNTNDIIPILPPQKLQCPFTNRYWYYQHVPKQVNFSIQTGSIANNHALVTYKKGIEKLE, from the coding sequence GTGAAACAAAATCCTTTTTTCAATAAACGGTTGGCTCTATACTTACTCGATATGTGTAACTTAACCTATGAACAATACTCTCACAACGGTCACTTTAAAGTTCCGTATGGAGTTCGACTTGTTAAACCCTTTAAAGCTAAGGCGTTTGACAAAGAGGAGTGGTTTGGGTTTATTTTAGAGACATGGGATACAGTGATTATTGCTTTTCGTGGTACCCAGTCAGATCCAGATTGGATTGCTGACGCAGAAGCATTCCAGGACTCTTTTCCTTTTTCACCAGAATGCGGTTTGGTACACCATGGATTTCTATCAATTTATGCCTCATGTCGAGAAGAAATATTCAAAACGTACTCAAAAATATCACCCTTTAAGAAGCTCTTCATTACTGGTCATAGCCTCGGAGCAGCATTAGCTACATTACATGCTTTGGATGTTACGAAAAACAGTAGGTTCAAACAAGTGATACATTATAATTTTGCAAGCCCGCGGGTTGGTAATAAACAATTTGCCCAGCAATATACGAAAAGTGTTCAGAACAGTCTTCGCTTTGTCAATACAAATGACATCATCCCAATACTCCCTCCACAAAAGCTTCAATGCCCATTTACCAACCGGTATTGGTACTATCAACATGTACCGAAACAGGTGAACTTCTCCATTCAAACCGGTTCAATTGCTAATAACCATGCCCTTGTCACCTATAAGAAAGGGATTGAAAAACTAGAATAG
- the mtnA gene encoding S-methyl-5-thioribose-1-phosphate isomerase: MTNPVAVIQSVRLDDEKDALILLDQTVLPNRKEYLELKELKDIWDAIYHLKVRGAPAIGIAAAYGVYLGTKQSVASTYEELLEDFKKAKEYLASSRPTAVNLFWALNRMEGRLHQEADKSVTEIKTALKEEAELIRAEDEKVCEAIGEYALSLLKPGMGLLTHCNAGTIATAKYGTALAPIYLGQVQGYDFTVFADETRPLLQGARLTAWELKEAGVDVTLICDNMASIVMKEGKVQAVLVGCDRVAANGDAANKIGTSGVAILAKHYNIPFYVCAPFSTVDLDCHTGADIHIELRPSEEITTKWYSESMAPEGVKTYNPAFDVTDHELITAIVTENGIAYPPFSDSLARLSKATKK; this comes from the coding sequence GTGACAAATCCAGTTGCAGTCATTCAGTCAGTTAGACTTGATGATGAAAAAGATGCACTAATTTTATTAGATCAGACAGTACTTCCTAACAGGAAGGAATATTTAGAACTTAAAGAGCTGAAAGACATATGGGATGCAATCTATCACCTAAAAGTGCGTGGCGCACCTGCAATTGGAATTGCTGCTGCATATGGTGTATATCTAGGGACAAAACAATCTGTAGCTTCTACGTATGAAGAACTTTTGGAAGATTTTAAAAAAGCAAAAGAGTATCTAGCCTCTTCTAGACCTACGGCAGTAAATTTGTTTTGGGCATTAAACCGCATGGAAGGAAGACTTCATCAAGAGGCAGATAAGTCAGTTACTGAGATAAAGACTGCCTTAAAAGAAGAAGCAGAGCTCATCCGTGCAGAAGATGAAAAGGTTTGTGAAGCGATTGGCGAATATGCGTTGTCATTATTAAAGCCAGGAATGGGCTTATTAACCCATTGTAATGCAGGTACGATTGCTACAGCCAAATACGGTACTGCCTTAGCGCCTATTTACTTGGGGCAAGTACAAGGATATGACTTTACAGTTTTTGCTGATGAAACACGACCACTGTTACAAGGAGCGCGCCTCACTGCTTGGGAGTTAAAAGAAGCAGGAGTTGATGTCACGTTAATCTGTGATAATATGGCGTCAATTGTCATGAAAGAAGGAAAGGTACAAGCTGTTTTGGTTGGTTGTGATCGTGTTGCCGCTAATGGGGATGCTGCTAATAAAATAGGAACATCTGGTGTAGCGATTTTAGCCAAGCATTATAATATCCCGTTTTATGTTTGTGCGCCGTTTTCAACTGTTGATTTAGATTGTCACACAGGAGCGGACATCCATATTGAATTACGTCCTTCAGAGGAAATTACAACCAAGTGGTATAGCGAATCTATGGCTCCAGAGGGAGTTAAAACATATAATCCTGCTTTTGACGTAACGGATCATGAGCTTATAACGGCCATTGTGACAGAGAATGGTATTGCATACCCACCTTTTAGTGATAGCTTAGCTCGGTTATCGAAAGCTACGAAGAAATAG
- a CDS encoding response regulator transcription factor: protein MKQLRLLVIDDDPNICELIRLYGEKAGYDVTHANDGLKGVDAFFEFSPDLVVLDIMLPGLSGWEVCQEIRHESQIPIIMLTGKGESYDKIKGLDLGADDYVVKPFDPKELLARMKAVLRRYNIFNGEQDVLSFSGLIIDMKQYKIESQDEQITMPPKEIELLYYLANHTNRVFTRQQLLDQIWGYDFEGDPRTVDVHIKRIREKLGKDNPNWELKTLRGIGYKFEVTNP from the coding sequence ATGAAACAACTAAGATTATTAGTCATTGATGACGATCCGAATATCTGTGAATTAATTAGATTATATGGTGAAAAGGCTGGTTATGATGTAACACATGCTAATGACGGTTTAAAAGGTGTAGATGCTTTCTTTGAATTTTCCCCTGATTTAGTCGTGCTAGATATTATGTTGCCAGGTTTAAGTGGCTGGGAGGTTTGTCAAGAAATCAGACACGAGTCACAAATACCCATTATTATGCTAACTGGAAAAGGAGAAAGTTACGACAAGATTAAGGGACTAGATCTTGGAGCGGATGATTACGTTGTAAAGCCCTTTGATCCAAAAGAGCTTTTAGCAAGAATGAAAGCTGTCCTAAGAAGATATAACATTTTCAATGGGGAGCAAGACGTGCTTTCATTTTCGGGGTTAATCATTGATATGAAACAATATAAAATTGAGAGTCAAGACGAACAAATCACGATGCCTCCAAAAGAGATTGAGTTACTCTATTACTTGGCTAATCATACGAACCGTGTATTTACACGCCAGCAGTTGCTGGACCAAATTTGGGGATATGATTTTGAGGGTGATCCCAGAACTGTAGATGTTCATATTAAAAGGATAAGGGAAAAATTAGGGAAGGATAACCCGAACTGGGAGCTAAAAACATTACGTGGAATTGGCTATAAGTTTGAGGTGACCAATCCATGA